A stretch of the Bacillus sp. FJAT-18017 genome encodes the following:
- the fsa gene encoding fructose-6-phosphate aldolase produces the protein MKFFIDTANMDEIREAYSLGLLSGVTTNPSLVAKEKGVSFEDRLKEITELVPGSVSAEVIALDAEGMVKEGRELAKIAPNITIKVPMTPEGLKAVHTFSQEGIKTNVTLIFNANQALLAARAGASYVSPFLGRLDDIGQNGLDLISTIAEIFAVHGLETEIIAASIRHPMHVTEAALRGAHIATIPYKVLMQIFHHPLTDKGIEAFLKDWNSR, from the coding sequence ATGAAATTTTTTATTGATACAGCCAATATGGATGAAATCCGTGAAGCATATTCTCTTGGTCTTCTATCCGGTGTAACAACAAATCCTTCGCTTGTTGCTAAGGAAAAAGGCGTTTCTTTCGAAGACCGCCTAAAGGAAATTACTGAGCTTGTTCCTGGATCGGTCAGTGCGGAAGTAATTGCTCTCGATGCTGAAGGCATGGTTAAAGAGGGCAGGGAGCTTGCAAAAATTGCTCCAAACATCACAATCAAAGTGCCAATGACTCCAGAAGGACTCAAGGCGGTCCATACTTTCTCGCAAGAAGGCATTAAAACAAACGTAACCCTCATTTTCAATGCAAATCAGGCACTTCTTGCTGCCCGTGCAGGTGCGTCTTATGTTTCACCATTCCTTGGAAGGCTTGATGATATTGGGCAAAATGGGCTTGATCTAATCTCGACAATAGCTGAAATTTTTGCTGTCCATGGCCTTGAAACTGAAATCATCGCTGCGTCTATAAGACACCCAATGCATGTAACTGAAGCTGCATTAAGAGGTGCACATATAGCCACAATTCCTTACAAAGTATTGATGCAGATTTTCCACCATCCACTTACAGATAAAGGAATCGAGGCATTCCTTAAGGACTGGAACTCCCGCTAA